The Castor canadensis chromosome X, mCasCan1.hap1v2, whole genome shotgun sequence genome includes a region encoding these proteins:
- the Ddx3x gene encoding ATP-dependent RNA helicase DDX3X isoform X1: MSHVAVENALGLDQQFAGLDLNSSDNQTGGSTASKGRYIPPHLRNREATKGFYDKESSGWSSSKDKDAYSSFGSRSDSRGKSSFFSDRGSGSRGRFDDRGRSDYDGIGSRGDRSGFGKFERGGNSRWCDKSDEDDWSKPLPPSERLEQELFSGGNTGINFEKYDDIPVEATGNNCPPHIESFSDVEMGEIIMGNIELTRYTRPTPVQKHAIPIIKEKRDLMACAQTGSGKTAAFLLPILSQIYSDGPGEALRAMKENGRYGRRKQYPISLVLAPTRELAVQIYEEARKFSYRSRVRPCVVYGGADIGQQIRDLERGCHLLVATPGRLVDMMERGKIGLDFCKYLVLDEADRMLDMGFEPQIRRIVEQDTMPPKGVRHTMMFSATFPKEIQMLARDFLDEYIFLAVGRVGSTSENITQKVVWVEELDKRSFLLDLLNATGKDSLTLVFVETKKGADSLEDFLYHEGYACTSIHGDRSQRDREEALHQFRSGKSPILVATAVAARGLDISNVKHVINFDLPSDIEEYVHRIGRTGRVGNLGLATSFFNERNINITKDLLDLLVEAKQEVPSWLENMAFEHHYKGSSRGRSKSSRFSGGFGARDYRQSSGASSSSFSSSRTSSSRSGGGGHGSSRGFGGGGYGGFYNSDGYGGNYNSQGVDWWGN, translated from the exons ATGAGTCATGTGGCAGTGGAAAATGCGCTCGGGCTGGACCAGCAG TTTGCTGGCCTAGACCTGAACTCTTCAGATAATCAGACTGGAGGAAGTACAGCCAGCA AAGGGCGCTATATCCCTCCTCATTTAAGGAATAGAGAAGCTACTAAAG gattCTACGACAAAGAAAGTTCAGGTTGGAGTTCTAGTAAAGATAAGGATGCATACAGCAGTTTTGGATCTCGTAGTGATTCAAGAGGGAAATCTAGTTTCTTCAGTGATCGCGGAAGTGGATCAAGAGGAAG GTTTGATGATCGTGGACGGAGTGACTATGATGGTATTGGCAGCCGTGGAGATAGAAGTGGGTTTGGCAAATTTGAACGTGGTGGAAACAGTCGCTGGTGTGACAAATCAGACGAAGATGACTGGTCAAAACCACTCCCACCCAGTGAACGCTTGGaaca GGAACTCTTTTCCGGAGGCAACACTGGGATTAACTTTGAGAAATACGACGACATTCCAGTTGAGGCAACAGGCAACAACTGCCCTCCACATATTGAAAGC TTCAGTGATGTTGAGATGGGAGAAATTATTATGGGAAACATTGAGCTTACTCGTTACACTCGTCCAACTCCAGTGCAAAAGCATGCTATTCCTATTATCAAGGAGAAAAGAGACTTGATGGCTTGTGCCCAAACAG GGTCtggaaaaactgcagcatttctCTTGCCCATCTTGAGTCAGATCTATTCAGATGGTCCAGGAGAGGCTTTGAGAGCCATGAAG GAAAATGGAAGGTATGGGCGCCGCAAACAATACCCAATCTCCTTGGTGCTGGCACCAACAAGGGAATTGGCAGTACAGATCTATGAGGAAGCCAGAAAA ttTTCATACCGATCTAGAGTTCGTCCTTGTGTGGTTTATGGTGGTGCTGATATTGGTCAGCAGATTCGGGACTTAGAACGTGGATGCCACTTGTTAGTAGCCACTCCAGGACGTCTAGTGGATATGATGGAACGAGGAAAGATTGGATTAGACTTCTGCAA ATACTTGGTTTTGGATGAAGCTGATCGGATGTTGGATATGGGTTTTGAACCTCAGATCCGTAGAATAGTTGAACAAGATACTATGCCTCCAAAAGGTGTCCGCCACACTATGATGTTTAGTGCTACTTTTCCTAAGGAAATACAG atgCTGGCCCGTGATTTTTTAGATGAATATATCTTTCTGGCCGTAGGAAGAGTTGGGTCTACTTCTGAGAATATCACACAGAAAGTTGTTTGGGTGGAAGAACTAGACAAACGGTCATTTCTGCTTGACCTCCTAAATGCAACAG gCAAAGATTCACTGACCTTAGTATTTGTGGAGACCAAAAAGGGTGCAGATTCTCTGGAGGATTTCTTATACCATGAAGGATATGCTTGTACCAGTATCCATGGAGACCGTTCTCAGAGAGATCGTGAAGAAGCCCTTCACCAGTTCCGCTCGGGAAAAAGCCCAATTTTAGTTGCTACAGCA GTAGCAGCAAGGGGACTAGATATTTCAAATGTGAAGCATGTTATCAATTTTGACTTGCCTAGTGATATTGAAGAGTATGTACATCGTATCGGCCGTACAGGACGTGTAGGAAACCTTG GTCTTGCCACCTCGTTTTTTAATGAGAGGAACATAAATATTACTAAGGATTTATTGGATCTTCTTGTTGAAGCAAAACAAGAAGTGCCATCTTGGTTAGAAAACATGGCTTTTGAACACCACTACAAGGGTAGCAGTCGTGGACGTTCCAAGAG TAGTAGATTTAGTGGAGGGTTTGGTGCCAGAGATTATCGACAAAGCAGTGGTGCCAGCAGTTCCAGTTTCAGCAGCAGCCGTACAAGCAGCAGCCGCAGTGGTGGAGGTGGTCACGGCAGCAGCCGAGGATTTGGTGGAG GTGGCTATGGAGGCTTTTACAACAGTGATGGATATGGAGGAAACTATAACTCCCAGGGGGTTGACTGGTGGGGTAACTGA
- the Ddx3x gene encoding ATP-dependent RNA helicase DDX3X isoform X2 has protein sequence MSHVAVENALGLDQQFAGLDLNSSDNQTGGSTASKGRYIPPHLRNREATKGFYDKESSGWSSSKDKDAYSSFGSRSDSRGKSSFFSDRGSGSRGRFDDRGRSDYDGIGSRGDRSGFGKFERGGNSRWCDKSDEDDWSKPLPPSERLEQELFSGGNTGINFEKYDDIPVEATGNNCPPHIESFSDVEMGEIIMGNIELTRYTRPTPVQKHAIPIIKEKRDLMACAQTGSGKTAAFLLPILSQIYSDGPGEALRAMKENGRYGRRKQYPISLVLAPTRELAVQIYEEARKFSYRSRVRPCVVYGGADIGQQIRDLERGCHLLVATPGRLVDMMERGKIGLDFCKYLVLDEADRMLDMGFEPQIRRIVEQDTMPPKGVRHTMMFSATFPKEIQMLARDFLDEYIFLAVGRVGSTSENITQKVVWVEELDKRSFLLDLLNATGKDSLTLVFVETKKGADSLEDFLYHEGYACTSIHGDRSQRDREEALHQFRSGKSPILVATAVAARGLDISNVKHVINFDLPSDIEEYVHRIGRTGRVGNLGLATSFFNERNINITKDLLDLLVEAKQEVPSWLENMAFEHHYKGSSRGRSKSRFSGGFGARDYRQSSGASSSSFSSSRTSSSRSGGGGHGSSRGFGGGGYGGFYNSDGYGGNYNSQGVDWWGN, from the exons ATGAGTCATGTGGCAGTGGAAAATGCGCTCGGGCTGGACCAGCAG TTTGCTGGCCTAGACCTGAACTCTTCAGATAATCAGACTGGAGGAAGTACAGCCAGCA AAGGGCGCTATATCCCTCCTCATTTAAGGAATAGAGAAGCTACTAAAG gattCTACGACAAAGAAAGTTCAGGTTGGAGTTCTAGTAAAGATAAGGATGCATACAGCAGTTTTGGATCTCGTAGTGATTCAAGAGGGAAATCTAGTTTCTTCAGTGATCGCGGAAGTGGATCAAGAGGAAG GTTTGATGATCGTGGACGGAGTGACTATGATGGTATTGGCAGCCGTGGAGATAGAAGTGGGTTTGGCAAATTTGAACGTGGTGGAAACAGTCGCTGGTGTGACAAATCAGACGAAGATGACTGGTCAAAACCACTCCCACCCAGTGAACGCTTGGaaca GGAACTCTTTTCCGGAGGCAACACTGGGATTAACTTTGAGAAATACGACGACATTCCAGTTGAGGCAACAGGCAACAACTGCCCTCCACATATTGAAAGC TTCAGTGATGTTGAGATGGGAGAAATTATTATGGGAAACATTGAGCTTACTCGTTACACTCGTCCAACTCCAGTGCAAAAGCATGCTATTCCTATTATCAAGGAGAAAAGAGACTTGATGGCTTGTGCCCAAACAG GGTCtggaaaaactgcagcatttctCTTGCCCATCTTGAGTCAGATCTATTCAGATGGTCCAGGAGAGGCTTTGAGAGCCATGAAG GAAAATGGAAGGTATGGGCGCCGCAAACAATACCCAATCTCCTTGGTGCTGGCACCAACAAGGGAATTGGCAGTACAGATCTATGAGGAAGCCAGAAAA ttTTCATACCGATCTAGAGTTCGTCCTTGTGTGGTTTATGGTGGTGCTGATATTGGTCAGCAGATTCGGGACTTAGAACGTGGATGCCACTTGTTAGTAGCCACTCCAGGACGTCTAGTGGATATGATGGAACGAGGAAAGATTGGATTAGACTTCTGCAA ATACTTGGTTTTGGATGAAGCTGATCGGATGTTGGATATGGGTTTTGAACCTCAGATCCGTAGAATAGTTGAACAAGATACTATGCCTCCAAAAGGTGTCCGCCACACTATGATGTTTAGTGCTACTTTTCCTAAGGAAATACAG atgCTGGCCCGTGATTTTTTAGATGAATATATCTTTCTGGCCGTAGGAAGAGTTGGGTCTACTTCTGAGAATATCACACAGAAAGTTGTTTGGGTGGAAGAACTAGACAAACGGTCATTTCTGCTTGACCTCCTAAATGCAACAG gCAAAGATTCACTGACCTTAGTATTTGTGGAGACCAAAAAGGGTGCAGATTCTCTGGAGGATTTCTTATACCATGAAGGATATGCTTGTACCAGTATCCATGGAGACCGTTCTCAGAGAGATCGTGAAGAAGCCCTTCACCAGTTCCGCTCGGGAAAAAGCCCAATTTTAGTTGCTACAGCA GTAGCAGCAAGGGGACTAGATATTTCAAATGTGAAGCATGTTATCAATTTTGACTTGCCTAGTGATATTGAAGAGTATGTACATCGTATCGGCCGTACAGGACGTGTAGGAAACCTTG GTCTTGCCACCTCGTTTTTTAATGAGAGGAACATAAATATTACTAAGGATTTATTGGATCTTCTTGTTGAAGCAAAACAAGAAGTGCCATCTTGGTTAGAAAACATGGCTTTTGAACACCACTACAAGGGTAGCAGTCGTGGACGTTCCAAGAG TAGATTTAGTGGAGGGTTTGGTGCCAGAGATTATCGACAAAGCAGTGGTGCCAGCAGTTCCAGTTTCAGCAGCAGCCGTACAAGCAGCAGCCGCAGTGGTGGAGGTGGTCACGGCAGCAGCCGAGGATTTGGTGGAG GTGGCTATGGAGGCTTTTACAACAGTGATGGATATGGAGGAAACTATAACTCCCAGGGGGTTGACTGGTGGGGTAACTGA